ACCATAAGGGTAGACGATACGGAAAGCGATGCATTGGGCAGTGTGGGCGGATCGCTGAACAATATGGCAAAAGCGCTTGACAAATCGTTCAAAACGCTGTCGGATAAGGAATGGCTGCAATCGGGTATTGCAGACCTGAATAAAGTAATGATAGGGGAAAAGAGTCCCGAGCAACTCATAAAAGATGTCATAGAATATATTGCAGCTTATACCAACAGCAGTGCCGGCATAATCTACCTTCCGGAAGGGGAAACCCTTTATCCCGCAGGAGGCTACAGCTACATACCGGGCAGGGACAGGCAACGGATAAAACTTGGCGAAGGCTTGCTGGGCCAGGCGGCTGCTACAGGAAAACTACTTGAAATGAAAGGCCTCTCATCCGAAAATATAAGCATCTCTTATGCACTTGGGGAAGTGAAGCCTGCGCATATTGTAGCGTTCCCATTGATAGATGACAAGCTTACTGGTGTTGCAGAGCTGGTATCCGTAAGGGAATATTCAGCACGCGAACTGGAATTTTTGACTTCCGCGGCCCACAATATCGCAATTGCCATAACAACAGCACAGAGCAGGAAACGCGTTCAGGAGCTACTTGAAGAGACCGAGGCACAATCTGAAGAGCTGAGAGTGCAGCACAGTGAGCTGGAAAGCATGAATGCCGAACTGGAAACACAGACCGAAAAGCTTCAGGCATCCGAAGAAGAGCTCCGCGTACAGCAGGAAGAACTACAGCAGACCAACGAAGAGCTGGCCGAACGCAGCGTATTGCTGGAAGAGCGCAATATGGAAATCCAGAAAAAATCGGAAGACCTGGAGCTGACAACACGCTACAAATCGGAGTTTTTGGCAAATATGTCACATGAGCTAAGGACACCGCTCAACTCTATATTGTTATTAAGCCGGCTGCTGTCGGAAAATAATGATAAGAACATGAACGATGAGCAGGTAGAGTTTGCCAAGGTGATACAGAGCTCCGGTACCGGATTGCTGGGGCTTATCGATGAGATACTGGACCTTTCGAAAATAGAGGCGGGTAAAATGGACCTGGAATTCATGGACATCGCTACCCAGGAGGTAACCGGTAACCTGAAAGACCTCTTTACCGAAGTAGCAAAACAAAAAGGCATTGAGTTTAAGATAGTGGATTCCGAAGCGCCGTTGGTAATAAAAACCGACAAAATGAGGCTGGAGCAGATATTGAAAAATCTTATTTCGAATGCCATCAAATTTACATCAAAAGGGTCGGTTACCCTTGAGATCAAAAAACAGGATAACAACGATAAAGTAGTTTGCTTTACTGTTAAAGATACCGGAATAGGCATACCACCCGAAAAACAGCCGCTTATTTTTGAGGCATTCCAGCAGGCAGACGGCTCCACCAAACGCAAGTATGGCGGCACAGGGCTTGGGCTATCGATCAGCAGGGAGCTTGCCAAATTGCTTAAGGGAGAAATTGCACTGAAAAGCGCTGTAAACGAAGGCAGCGAGTTTACATTGAGTATTCCTGTAATAGGCGCATCGCAAATTCAGGCTGGCGGCGTAAGCGAAAATTCAATTAAAGATACCGAAGAAGCCGGAGAAGGCGAGGCTGAAAAAGAGAAAGCCGCAGAACTGGAGCTGAAGACCAAATTTATCAGCCCAGTGATTCCCGAAGATGTACCGGATGACAGGGATGACATCGGTCAAAATAACAAGGTAATACTCATCGTGGAAGATGATGTGAATTTTGCAAAATCGCTGTTGGAATTTACCCGCAAGCGCGGTTATAAAGGCGTAATATCTGTTCGTGGCGACCAGGCGCTGAACATGGCGATAATTTACAGGCCGGTAGGGGTGCTGCTCGACATACAGCTGCCGATAAAAAGCGGCTGGGAAGTAATGGAAGACCTCAAGGGCAATTCGCAGACAAGGCACATACCCGTACATATCATGTCGTCGCACAAAATGAAGCAGGAAAGCCTGCTCAAAGGCGCTGTGAACTTTCTAGACAAGCCCGTGGCTTTCGAGCAAATGCCGGAAATCTTCAAAAGGATAGAGCATATCATCAACCGGGAGTCGCAGAAAGTGCTCATTATAGAGGATAACCCCAAACATGCCAAGGCGCTCGCTTATTTCCTGGAGACGTTCAATATCAATTCGGAAATAAAAAGCGAGATCGTGGATGGGGTGGATACGCTTAAGAACACTCCTGTGGAATGCGTGATACTGGATATGGGTATACCCGACAGGCAGGCTTATGAAATACTGGAGAACATCAAAAAGAACCCAGGGCTTGAAAACCTTCCGGTGATCGTGTTTACGGGTAAGAGCCTTTCGCTGAAAGAAGAGCTTAAGATCAAGAAGTATGCTGATTCTATCGTTGTAAAGACGGCCCATTCCTACCAAAGGATGCTGGATGAGGTGTCGTTGTTCCTTCATTTGGTAGAAGAAAATAAAAAGACCGAGGGAACGGCAGGCCATAAAAAGCTGAATTTACTGAACAATATCCTTAGCGATAAGACCGTGCTTGTGGTTGACGACGATGTTCGCAACATCTATTCGCTTACCAAAGCGCTGGAAGCAGTTAAGATGAAAGTAATAACTGCCATTGATGGTAAGGAAGCGCTTAAAATGCTTGAGCGCCACCCGGAAACAGATGTTGTACTGCTTGATATGATGATGCCGAATATGGACGGTTATGAGACTGCAGCCCGCATAAGAGAAAACAGAAGCCTGAAAAATCTGCCGGTAATAGCGGTTACGGCAAAAGCAATGACCGGCGACAGGGAAAAATGTATAAATGCCGGCGCTTCGGATTATATAACCAAGCCGGTAGATGTTGACCAGTTAATGTCGCTTCTACGGGTGTGGTTGTATGATAAACAATAAAAATGTATGAAGAGAATCCTGATAATAGATGACGACGCAAGGAATATTTTTGCCCTGAGCGCTACATTACGCTCAAAATCGTTCGATTGCGTGTCCTGTAACAGCGCCCCTGATGCCCTGAAACTTCTGGAAGGCAATACCCCGGTAGATGCGATACTAATAGATATGATGATGCCAGATATGGACGGTTATGAAGCTATACCTTTAATTAAGGACATACCGCACAGGCAGGGCACGCCCGTTATATCGGTTACCGCACAGGCCATGGTGGGAGACAGGGAGAAGTGCCTTCGGGCAGGCGCTGATGATTATATTTCGAAACCGATTGATGTTGATAAATTGCTGCGGGTTTTAAGCACTATATAAAGCATTATGGTAAATGACAGGGAGTTAGAGGTGCTGATCAATGAGATCTACGAATACTATGGCTATGACTTTAGCGGGTATTCGCTTGCCTCGTTCAAAAGGCGTATTGACAGGCTTTACAATCTGGACAAGTTTGGGAATTTTGCCGAGTTCTTGTCTAAAGTCCGCACTGATACTGCTTATTTTAAACGGATGGTGGAGGAAATTACCGTAAATGTTACAGAGATGTTCCGCGACCCGCTGTTTTATAAAGTACTGCGCACAGAACTAATACCTGTACTGGCTACGAAGCCGTTTATACGGATATGGCATGCCGGATGCTCTACGGGTGAGGAAGTCTATTCGATGGCGATCATGCTCAAAGAAGCCGGGGTGCTGCATAAATCATTGCTCTATGCTACCGACCTGAACCCTACAGTGCTCGATACTGCCAAAATAGGGGTTTTCAATTTGCGAATGATGAAGCAGTATTCCGAAAACTACATAGCATCGGGCGGCAAAAAAGACTTTTCCGACTATTATACGGCACAATACGGCCTGGCGAAGTTCGGTGGAGACCTTACGGAGAAAATGGTGTTCTCGCAGCATAATCTGGTGTCAGATAGGTCGTTCAATGAATTCGACCTGATAATGTGCCGCAATGTGATGATCTATTTTGATAAGGACTTGCAGGACAGGGCACTTGCCTTATTTGACGAAAGCCTTTCAAAGCTGGGATACCTGGCGCTTGGTACCAAGGAAACCATCAAATTCTCCGACCTGAAAAAAAACTACGAACAGGTAGACAAAGAAAAGATATGGAAGAAGATAAAATAATTTCAGGATGCAGGGTTCTCATCATCGGTGGTTCGGCCGGTAGCCTTGACGCACTACTGAAAATACTGCCTCATCTTACTGCAATCCCTTCTTTTTCGCTGGTTATTGTATTGCACCGCAGGAGCGGGGAGGACACTACGCTCGAAGAGCTTATCGCCGTGAAAACTTCCATACCCGTAACCGAAGTAGAGGACAAGATACCATTATTACCGGGATGTATCTATATAGCGCCTTCAGACTATCACCTGCTTTTCGAAAATAACGGGACACTATCGCTGGATATTTCCGAAAAAATAAATTACAGCAGGCCGAGCATTGACGTTGCATTTGAATCGGCTGCCGATATTTACGGCCCAAAGCTAACTGCTATACTGCTTTCCGGCGCCAATGCCGACGGTACACAAGGGCTTATTGCCGTAAAGAATGCTGGCGGTACCATCGTCGTACAAGACCCCGAAACCGCAGAAATGCCCTTTATGCCCCGCAATGCAATTGAAAATATGACGCCCGATCATATTTTAAACGTGGAAGAAATGATAGGGTTTATAGGAGGAGGGATTGGTTTGTGAAACTGTTTACTAATATAAAAATGAAAACAATATTAAGTCTATTGCTATTTGCGCAAGTTGCAGTTTCATGCGCGCAATCGAAGAAAGAAAATCCAATTACACACGCTGACAAGACGGCAAATACATTTCCTTTACAAACAGGTCCGTTAAATGACTTTGAAGGTGTTTTTACAGATGCTCAAAAGAAAGATTTAAGTGAACGATTAGACAATTTTAAGGAGACTACCGATAAGGAAATATTTGTTGTTTCAGTAGAGACGTATTTTCCAAAAGATGATTTTCAGGAATTCACGGTAAACCTGGCAAATGATTGGAAAAAAAACGGTGCAAACAATACTGTCTTTATTGTCTTTAGTAAAGAAAATAGAAAGATTGCACTATCTATATACCCGGGTACCACAAATTTAAAGGACAAAGATGCGCAGGATGTAATTTCAGAAATAGTAATTCCGGAGTTTAAAAAAGGAAATTATTACGAGGCCATAAAACAAGGTATTACTGCGTTAATTTCCAAGTGGAAATAATCATTGCATAGTTTTAAACAAAGATATATTTAAGGGCTATATAAATAGTTTGTGATATAATGCATATTTAGTAATAACCATAGTACTTGTTACGACTTTTGTTATTTCCTAAATAAAAAAACCTTTAAATAATTGATATTTAAAGGTTTAAAATTTCAGCGGAGAAAGAGGGATTCGAACCCCCGGACCTGTTACAGTCAACAGTTTTCAAGACTGCCGCAATCGACCACTCTGCCATTTCTCCAGTATGTCGCAAATCATTTCCTCATTGCGGTTGCAAATATAATAACCTTTTCCGGTTTTCCAAACACATTTGCAGTAAAAAACACAATTTATTTAGCTCGGCTTTTTAAGCATTTCATTGCGTGAATATTAAGAAAAGTAAAATAATTAAAATTCTACATATTCGGTGATCTCAAGGCCGTAACCGATCATTCCAACACGCTTTGTCTGGCCCGAGTTGGTCAGCAGGCGGATCTTGCAGATATCAATGTCATGCAATATCTGTGCACCGATGCCAAAATCCCTTTCGTCCATTTTTATCTGGGGGCTTTGCAAAGGCCCTGCGGCTGCAATTCTTTCAGCTCCTTGATCCTCGTGAGCAGCTCGGAAGGGGAGATCTCTTGGTTGATGAACAAAATAGCGCCTCTGCCTTCTTCATTGATGCGTCTGAACATATTGTCGAGCTTCCTGTCGGCATCATTGGTAAGCGTGCCCAGGATGTCGTTATTCACCTGCGTAGAGTTTATTCTTGTCAGTACCGGTTCTCCTATATTCCAGCTGCCTTTTGTAAGGGCGATATGTACCTGCTTGTTCGTGGTTTGAACGTAAGCCCTCAGCCTGAAGGTACCAAAACGGGTTTCCATCTCGAAATCTTCTTTCTTCTGGATAAGGCTGTCGTGCTGCATCCTGTAGGCTACCAGGTCTTCTATCGAAACCAGCTTCAGGTCGAATCTCTTAGCTACCTCATACAGTTCAGGAAGCCGTGCCATGCTGCCGTCCTCATTCATGATTTCACAAATAACGCCTGCAGGCTTAAAGCCTGCCAGCCTTGCGAAATCTATCGCGGCTTCGGTATGGCCTGTACGCCTTAATACACCACCTTCTTTGGCTATCAGTGGGAATATATGCCCGGGCCTTGCAAGGTCTGCCGGTTTTAGGTTCGGGTCCATCAGCGCCTCTACAGTCTTTGCCCTGTCATGTGCCGAGATACCTGTAGTAACACCATTCCCCAGAAGGTCTACTGAAACGGTGAATGCGGTTTGCATAGAATCGGTATTTCGGGTTACCATTACATGGAGGTCGAGTTCTTTACAGCGTTTTTCGGTTAGGGGAGTGCATATAAGGCCCCGGCCATGGGTAGCCATAAAGTTGATCATCTCGGGGGTGACTTTATCAGCAGCGGCAAGAAAATCGCCTTCATTTTCCCTGTCTTCATCATCCACCACAATAATTACTTTGCCTTGGCGGATATCTTCAATAGCTTCTTCTATGGTATTGAGCTGTATGCGTTCTTCAACTTGCATGTTAAGCATCTTTTGGTTTTATTTTGAATACTTTATTGAATACTTTTTGCAGCGGCACTATCAATGGATCCCAGTTGATGGTCACATTCATGTCATTCGTTGCCCTGTAGGTAAGGAATATAGCCAGTGGGCTTAATACAAAAGCCGACATCCAGGAGCCAAGGTAAGGAGGGATAGCATTCTCCTGTGCCAGTTTTTTGCCGAAAGTATTGATAAAGTGGAATGTTATAAAAATGAGCACCGCAAAAACGATAGGTAAGCCAAGGCCGCCCTTGCGGATAATAGCCCCGAGAGGTGCTCCAATGAAAAACATGAGCAGGCAGGCGTAAGCAATTACAAATTTATCGTAAAAAGCCAGCCAGTGGTTGTTTATGACCTTTAGCCTTTCAAATAGGCCTACTTTGCCCGAAGTGATAGTGCTTTCGGCGCTGGTGACGCTGTTGGTCGCGATCTCGAGTACTTTTCCCTTATCTTCTTTTGATGTTATGATCTCAATCAGTTTTGCAGGGATGCTGTCTTTTTTTACCGGTTTTAATGTATCCTTTCCGGGAAGGTTCAGCAATTGTCTTGGCGCCGTCAAAACAATGGCGGACCTTTGGGCAGCGTTCAGCGCTATGTTTTTGGCTTCTTTATTGTAATTGCCCTGCAGTGAGTCCAGCGTATAATTAAGCTCACTCAGGTTAAGCATGTTGTTGGTTTGCGCTATCTGCTCCTCATCGGTGCTGGCGTTGTTGAGCATGCTCAGGTCGATGTTCATTATCTGCTTCGTGAAGCTGCTTTTTGCAAATGGCTGCTTTTTGCGTTCAACCGGGTTTTTACTCGGTACATCTTCGTAATAATAGCCGTCATAAAGCTCAAGCTGCAACAGGTTCGAGGATTCGCTGCTTTTTAAAAGTCCTTTTTTAGAGCGTATTATGGTCGCGTTGGAATTTCCTGGAATCCGCTTATGGATAGTAACGCCAGTAAGTTTCTCACCATTTTCACCGGATTTTCTATCAACTTTGATGTTATAAGCTCCTATTGAGTTGAACTGGCCTTCCACGATCGCCATTGCCGGTTTCCGCTTAATGATGTTGGCCCGCAGGTTAATGAATTTGTATTCCGCCTTAGGGATTATATCGTTCGCAAAGAAAAATGCCACAATGCTGAGCCCGAAAATAAATATCATAAGGCTCCTCATGGCCCTGCTCAGGGATATGCCCGCCGATTTCATAGCAGCAAATTCATAATTTTCGGCAAAATCCCCGAAAGTCATGATCGAAGCCAGCAATATGGAAAGCGGCAGTACTAACGGCACCACCTTAGGAGCGTAGAATATCAGGAATTTCGCGATCACGCCCGCATCCAGGTCCTTACCGGCAAGCTCTGCTATAAACAGCCATATTGCCTGCAAAATAAAGATGAAGAACAGGATAACGAATACCGACGCGAACGTCTTTATAAAAGAGATAAGGATGTAACGGTCTAGAATTTTCACCGGAAATTAATCTAATCTATTAATGTAATAATTAGGATATTTACTTTCGGTAAAGGTAAAGTGATTTTTTGACAAAGGCTGGTTTGTTTTGAAAGAATTTATGGTTATTACCATTTTAGTCCCATCCTTTTCGGTCCTGATGTAATTAAAAATGTGTTTTGTCTGCGTATCAACCCCTATCAGGATTTCCTTTGTGGGATCTTTTGCATTCAGCGGGTTTAGCTTTATGTACTGTATTTTCCTTCCTTTGATCTTTTGCAGGATATCCCATGAGTACTTGTACCCCGAATTGAAAAAGGTAAGCATCTTCGAAGGTGTCAGCTCATCCGACTTTTGGTCGTCATATTTGGAAATGGTTATTTCCTCATCCTCAGGGACAATGTTGTATACTTTCTTCCCGTCAAATATACGCGTCATACCCATAAAATTAAGCACATACTGGTTGCCTTTCTGTACAACGGTGCCTTTGCTTTCCTGGTTCAGGTTTTGTTTCGGATTGCTTACGGAATATTTAAAGTCTATTGTGATATTCTCATAACTTTTTACTTTCGCGCTCACCTGGTCGAGGAGCGCTTTTGCCTTTGCGGCATCCTGCGCTTTTGCCGGGAGGCTTAGGGCTATGATAAAAAGTGTAATGATCCTGATAATCCTTTGCATGCTAAAAGTCGTTTTCTTCATTTTTGAAAAATTGCTCAAGGGAAACAAGATCGGGGATAAGTACATTACGGGCTTTACTGCCTTCGAACGGGCCTACTATACCGGCTGCTTCCAGCTGGTCTATTAGCCTTCCAGCGCGGTTATAGCCCAGTTTTAGTTTTCGCTGAAGCAATGATGCCGAGCCTTGCTGGGCGGTAACGATCACTTCTGCAGCTTCCCTGAACATTGAATCTCTTTCGGAGATATCTATATCAAGATTAATGCCACTTTCTTCTCCAAAATATTCCGGAAGCAGGTAGGCATCGGGATACCCTTTCTGCGAACCGATGAATTCAGTGATCTTTTCCACTTCCGGCGTATCCACAAATGCACACTGCACACGCACCAGGTCATTGCCCTGTGTATAAAGCATGTCCCCGCGGCCTATAAGCTGGTCGGCGCCCTGGCTGTCGAGGATGGTACGCGAATCGATCTTAGACGTTACACGGAAAGCAATCCTCGCAGGGAAGTTGGCTTTGATGATACCGGTAATAACGTTTACCGATGGCCTCTGTGTAGCAATGATAAGGTGGATACCGATAGCCCTTGCCAGCTGTGCCAATCGGGCGATAGGTGTCTCCACTTCTTTGCCGGCCGTCATGATAAGGTCGGCAAATTCATCTACTACCAAAACAATGTAAGGCAGGAACTTATGCCCATTCTCGGGGTTCAGCCTCCTTTGACGGAATTTCTCATTATATTCTTTAATGTTCCTTACCGATGCATCCTTAAGCAGGTTGTAGCGGTTGTCCATTTCGATACAAAGGGAGTTGAGCGTATTGATAACCTTCGTGTTGTCGGTAATGATGGCATCGCCGCCATCGGGCAGTTTTGCGAGGTAATGCCTTTCTATTTTATTAAAAAGTGTAAGCTCTACCTTTTTAGGGTCTACCAAAACGAATTTTACCTCTGCCGGGTGCTTTTTATAAAGGAGCGAGGTGAGGACGGCATTCAATCCAACCGATTTACCCTGTCCGGTAGCTCCCGCCATCAGCATGTGCGGCATCTTGGCAAGGTCGGCCACAAACGTTTCATTGGATATGGTTTTTCCCAAAGCAATAGGAAGCTCCATTTCCGCTGTCTGGAATTTTGGCGAGCCAATAACGCTTTTCATAGAAACAGTCGAAGGGTTCTTATTAGGAACCTCTATACCTATCGTACCTTTTCCTGGGATAGGCGCAATGATACGGATGCCCAGAGCCGAAAGCGAAAGGGCAATGTCGTCTTCAAGGTTTTTGATCTTCGAAATACGGATGCCCGCTTCCGGTACAATCTCGTATAGCGTAACCGTCGGGCCTACAGTAGCTTTTATCTGTGCAATGTCGATTTTGTA
Above is a genomic segment from Flavobacterium album containing:
- a CDS encoding TPM domain-containing protein, with amino-acid sequence MKTILSLLLFAQVAVSCAQSKKENPITHADKTANTFPLQTGPLNDFEGVFTDAQKKDLSERLDNFKETTDKEIFVVSVETYFPKDDFQEFTVNLANDWKKNGANNTVFIVFSKENRKIALSIYPGTTNLKDKDAQDVISEIVIPEFKKGNYYEAIKQGITALISKWK
- a CDS encoding response regulator produces the protein MKRILIIDDDARNIFALSATLRSKSFDCVSCNSAPDALKLLEGNTPVDAILIDMMMPDMDGYEAIPLIKDIPHRQGTPVISVTAQAMVGDREKCLRAGADDYISKPIDVDKLLRVLSTI
- a CDS encoding LolA family protein, producing the protein MQRIIRIITLFIIALSLPAKAQDAAKAKALLDQVSAKVKSYENITIDFKYSVSNPKQNLNQESKGTVVQKGNQYVLNFMGMTRIFDGKKVYNIVPEDEEITISKYDDQKSDELTPSKMLTFFNSGYKYSWDILQKIKGRKIQYIKLNPLNAKDPTKEILIGVDTQTKHIFNYIRTEKDGTKMVITINSFKTNQPLSKNHFTFTESKYPNYYINRLD
- a CDS encoding chemotaxis protein CheB; translation: MEEDKIISGCRVLIIGGSAGSLDALLKILPHLTAIPSFSLVIVLHRRSGEDTTLEELIAVKTSIPVTEVEDKIPLLPGCIYIAPSDYHLLFENNGTLSLDISEKINYSRPSIDVAFESAADIYGPKLTAILLSGANADGTQGLIAVKNAGGTIVVQDPETAEMPFMPRNAIENMTPDHILNVEEMIGFIGGGIGL
- a CDS encoding hybrid sensor histidine kinase/response regulator; amino-acid sequence: MQGKFRRNLLISSGISMLILVVSSTASFLSIRNLLDSTQWVNHTQDVIYNLNECTSVMVDAQAGMRGYLVTGNDSMLDQYRTAEERADGYLEKLALLTTDNEAQQESLKELEPVINELFSYMKVRIFEKERGQQTLSTDLDTGKRLMANIRKITKRMENREQELLKERTSTSEKYGMYSQVLIIVAALLALCISMVFFVRILRDYNQRLELQLQLEKSDRETAERIRVISGVAAEISSGNYTIRVDDTESDALGSVGGSLNNMAKALDKSFKTLSDKEWLQSGIADLNKVMIGEKSPEQLIKDVIEYIAAYTNSSAGIIYLPEGETLYPAGGYSYIPGRDRQRIKLGEGLLGQAAATGKLLEMKGLSSENISISYALGEVKPAHIVAFPLIDDKLTGVAELVSVREYSARELEFLTSAAHNIAIAITTAQSRKRVQELLEETEAQSEELRVQHSELESMNAELETQTEKLQASEEELRVQQEELQQTNEELAERSVLLEERNMEIQKKSEDLELTTRYKSEFLANMSHELRTPLNSILLLSRLLSENNDKNMNDEQVEFAKVIQSSGTGLLGLIDEILDLSKIEAGKMDLEFMDIATQEVTGNLKDLFTEVAKQKGIEFKIVDSEAPLVIKTDKMRLEQILKNLISNAIKFTSKGSVTLEIKKQDNNDKVVCFTVKDTGIGIPPEKQPLIFEAFQQADGSTKRKYGGTGLGLSISRELAKLLKGEIALKSAVNEGSEFTLSIPVIGASQIQAGGVSENSIKDTEEAGEGEAEKEKAAELELKTKFISPVIPEDVPDDRDDIGQNNKVILIVEDDVNFAKSLLEFTRKRGYKGVISVRGDQALNMAIIYRPVGVLLDIQLPIKSGWEVMEDLKGNSQTRHIPVHIMSSHKMKQESLLKGAVNFLDKPVAFEQMPEIFKRIEHIINRESQKVLIIEDNPKHAKALAYFLETFNINSEIKSEIVDGVDTLKNTPVECVILDMGIPDRQAYEILENIKKNPGLENLPVIVFTGKSLSLKEELKIKKYADSIVVKTAHSYQRMLDEVSLFLHLVEENKKTEGTAGHKKLNLLNNILSDKTVLVVDDDVRNIYSLTKALEAVKMKVITAIDGKEALKMLERHPETDVVLLDMMMPNMDGYETAARIRENRSLKNLPVIAVTAKAMTGDREKCINAGASDYITKPVDVDQLMSLLRVWLYDKQ
- a CDS encoding DNA translocase FtsK → MAKGKKETTGTADKPASEKKKWGLSRQHKVLLGVLFFLFSVALLLSFISYFLYWDYDQSELSAFSNRNETVHNWLGKLGAFLADLFLYHGFGVASFILIRFFFLTGAYLVLDLPVKKLKKTLFWDLYLVVIVSILFGFFNAYLPELGGVIGYEMNLFMQDYLASTGTLLLLIFGLFVFLIFRVKMSPDAIKLFFEKRRKEIEEELETTPEPQHTPDAANIPTPAPMPYSVTDTSATTYHEENEEDEEEPEMIVRTVTPTPPPSQFEINREALKPTIEHSSEINLEPAIKPKPVEYTPPAHEIIETDDDSFVIEKFAEEDVVEENLAAKLVKDFGEFDPTLELSNYQFPSIELLKDYSSGGITINQEELEENKNRIVETLRNYKIDIAQIKATVGPTVTLYEIVPEAGIRISKIKNLEDDIALSLSALGIRIIAPIPGKGTIGIEVPNKNPSTVSMKSVIGSPKFQTAEMELPIALGKTISNETFVADLAKMPHMLMAGATGQGKSVGLNAVLTSLLYKKHPAEVKFVLVDPKKVELTLFNKIERHYLAKLPDGGDAIITDNTKVINTLNSLCIEMDNRYNLLKDASVRNIKEYNEKFRQRRLNPENGHKFLPYIVLVVDEFADLIMTAGKEVETPIARLAQLARAIGIHLIIATQRPSVNVITGIIKANFPARIAFRVTSKIDSRTILDSQGADQLIGRGDMLYTQGNDLVRVQCAFVDTPEVEKITEFIGSQKGYPDAYLLPEYFGEESGINLDIDISERDSMFREAAEVIVTAQQGSASLLQRKLKLGYNRAGRLIDQLEAAGIVGPFEGSKARNVLIPDLVSLEQFFKNEENDF
- a CDS encoding LptF/LptG family permease, with product MKILDRYILISFIKTFASVFVILFFIFILQAIWLFIAELAGKDLDAGVIAKFLIFYAPKVVPLVLPLSILLASIMTFGDFAENYEFAAMKSAGISLSRAMRSLMIFIFGLSIVAFFFANDIIPKAEYKFINLRANIIKRKPAMAIVEGQFNSIGAYNIKVDRKSGENGEKLTGVTIHKRIPGNSNATIIRSKKGLLKSSESSNLLQLELYDGYYYEDVPSKNPVERKKQPFAKSSFTKQIMNIDLSMLNNASTDEEQIAQTNNMLNLSELNYTLDSLQGNYNKEAKNIALNAAQRSAIVLTAPRQLLNLPGKDTLKPVKKDSIPAKLIEIITSKEDKGKVLEIATNSVTSAESTITSGKVGLFERLKVINNHWLAFYDKFVIAYACLLMFFIGAPLGAIIRKGGLGLPIVFAVLIFITFHFINTFGKKLAQENAIPPYLGSWMSAFVLSPLAIFLTYRATNDMNVTINWDPLIVPLQKVFNKVFKIKPKDA
- a CDS encoding CheR family methyltransferase; the protein is MVNDRELEVLINEIYEYYGYDFSGYSLASFKRRIDRLYNLDKFGNFAEFLSKVRTDTAYFKRMVEEITVNVTEMFRDPLFYKVLRTELIPVLATKPFIRIWHAGCSTGEEVYSMAIMLKEAGVLHKSLLYATDLNPTVLDTAKIGVFNLRMMKQYSENYIASGGKKDFSDYYTAQYGLAKFGGDLTEKMVFSQHNLVSDRSFNEFDLIMCRNVMIYFDKDLQDRALALFDESLSKLGYLALGTKETIKFSDLKKNYEQVDKEKIWKKIK